The Medicago truncatula cultivar Jemalong A17 chromosome 7, MtrunA17r5.0-ANR, whole genome shotgun sequence genome includes the window TGAACAACTCATACGACACCTGTGGATATCTGCGGATAAAATTCGCCACGGACACGGAGCGGATACCTTAATGGATATCCATGGATAAAATAAACGGATATTTTAACTACCCGCTAATTAATGGATAAGGATGTGGATTTAATGGTATCCGCACCTCCTGCGGATATCCATACCCGCTATTATACCgaataaattacataaataacctTAATACCTTTCAAATTCCTAAGCAAAAAAAATCGGTACCCTGAGTTGTTATTAGTTATTACACGAATTTTCAAGTTTGTATTACACTCCTTTAAAAGATAGTAAACGTGGTCGGGATTGTTGAAGCAATAGACTTTGTctttgttgaatatgatgagatttatttatactttttttttttaggggagatTTATTTATACTTTTGTCAAATgaaagaactttatttttattaaatgcaaggaattttatttatgtttttgttgagttaatgatctttgttgttatcgtaatgtatgaatattatgttttgctaaaaataaaagaaaatgtaggaaatttggtttttaaatttcagctaaaaatacaatttttttatatatgttatcCATGGATATCCGTATAAATCTGTGGATTATCCACTAAATGTATATCCGTGTGGATATGAATAAGGCACAGATTTCATATTTGTCTAATGGAGCGGACACGGATATCACACTATCTGCATCCATGGATTATCCATTTACATTCATGGATAtccatttccaaaaaaaaatccaattttggTTGCCAATTTGTCTAACATTGTTTCACCGCGACtttgatttcattttggttCCCCTAAACAGACCCTTcgttctttcttcttcttcttcttcttcgcaaGCATCACAGGTAATTAACAACACTCTGTTCGAATTCATATCGAGCTATACCTAATCAAGtttctaactttattttatgtagtaattattatttcttgTTAACCATTTTGGATTTTTGAGTTTATTTACTCAAATAAGCACTTTTGAactttataaaaatagcttatgaaatgttcataagctgttttcaccTTATCTCCAAGATGGGGTATCAAAATAGTTTATAGCTTGTacgaaaacagtttgactttatgatatcatttgttataaaaaaagggtctgtttggactggcttatttgagtttatctactctTAAAGTTTTGCGAGAGTGTTTGGGGGAACTTAGCATATCAAAACAattcaactttattttatctgttGTAacccgtttggattgacttatttttgagcatatgaaaaataataatgcaaataaataagctcttgtgttaatttatatgttctagcttatgaaaattgtatcttcctaagctgttttttttataaactacattgaaatttttttgaataatacataaaagcttatttatttgcataagctcaaaactAAGTGAATACAAACGGACACTTTTGCTATAAGCTGAAAGTTAAGCTATTTATCCGAACAGGGCTATAATATAAGCTCTTATACTATAAGCTACAAGTTaagctatttatccaaacagggcatTTTTAtgaatcttaaaaataaataaataaatttgggttaAATTTTTCTTGTTGGGTTTCTGTTATTTTGATTTACGGTTTTAGGTGAAAGAAGTGGGTGGTGAATCATAAACTGATAAACTGTGAATCAGGGGATTAGGGTTTGATTTGAAGAATGTGGCGTTCACAAGTAAGATCATTTGCTACACGCGCGGCTAACTCGCACCACAACAACCACCATGAAAACCACAAATTCCTGTCTCCACATTCCTTTGTTGGAAGCTGGAAAGCTCCAAGGGACCCTAAGGAAGCCGAAGCACAGCTCGCTCAGCTTCGTAGAGAATATGCGAAACAGGTGAAAGAGGTTCGGAAGGAATACATTGTAGAAGTGGAAGCTATGAGGTTGGAGAAGCAGCGGAAGGATGAGGCTCGTAAGGAAGCACTTAGAGTTGCAAATGAAGAGAGGAAGAAACTTAAGGCTCAGGAGAAAGAACTTAGAGCTCAGGAACGGAATATTGCTCAACAACAATTTCGTGAAACccttgtaagtttttttttttgtaaaaatttgttATTGTGGAAATTGAATATGCTATGTGGTCATGTTTtgcatgttgttgatgaattcgaggattattatttgaaaatttgatatgtttatgtttaatttgttgatttaaacttgtttattttcaataCTTGGCAGTTAGTTATATAGCTGATAAGAAATGTACGGCCTGAAAATTTAACATTTAGAAAAAGCAATCATACTGTTGGTTATGGTTACCAGTTACCACTGTATTCTAATTTACAGATCCGACTACTTTAACCATTTAAGACTGTGTTATGTTAACTCaacttttttcatttctttgacCGGACAACAGTATAGATCCGCCCGTTTCATCAAAGTGTATGTCGGTTTAAACAGGTTTCAAGCTGGTCAATCATGTTTGCTCACTCCTAATATGTTAGAGCCCTTTGATCATCAATGCACATGAATTAAGAAAAGTGGTTTTCACATTAAATTTGTTAGGCGCAAACCCAATTGGTAGGGCCCATTTAAGTTAATCAGGTGTTTCAACCGATGGCATTtggttgtttttatgtttgacTGCTTGGGAGAAAGGTTGCTCTCTAATTCATAGAGGTTGTGTTAGTTTCTAGcagttttttatttggtttaagGCAATTGTATTTCTTCCTGTTATTCATTCACCCAACTCTTCAGAAAGTATTCTTAGAGTATTGTTAATTATAAAACCAGTTACATTCAATATATATCGCCCATCATTTTCCCGTTTATGCCAGATCTATCAGTGTCAGCAGGATAAATTTTTTGTGTGATTGATAGAATCCTCCTTGTAACCGATACGACGAGCTTCATATCAGAGCGCTTCAGAAGTCCTGTTCAAATCCAAAGCACGTCATTTATGATGTCCCTGTTTTAATCTGGCATTGCACATGACTTTGGAGTGTTGTAGTCTAGTTGCTAGTTTACATGACCCAAAATTACCTGCCTGGTAGCTTGGATCACACAGTTATACATcttgtgttgtttgattttattgtGAAGGTGgctgttaaaaatataaaaactaaatgGATTTTGGGGTTCTATAACTGTGGTTGATTTCCTAACAACACATAAGCGTGgcaaaaagtaaaatgaacCTGGCTTAACTTGTGtctcttattttttgttcatatttgaaatttgaaacccAATTTCATGTTTTATTAACTTGCTCTAAACTTCAGATTTCAAAGTCTATTCTTGATGCAAGAAAATGTTGTTTTAATATTCTTGCCCTCTAACAGAACATTTATTATGTCTCACTCTTTGAGAAGTGAAAACATTTTGACTCTGCAATATGTTTCTTTGGTTTAATACTTATGTTAGTTTAAAATTTCTTAGGCAAGCTGATCAATTTTTTGTCTTTGTTCTACAACTTTATGTTAGTTTATGCATTTGTAGTCCATACTGAAAACCTATATTCAGATCAGTTATGCAGGTGGAACATGTTCTTTATTCTcgtttaatttaatgtttgagAGAAACTTTGATCAAGTTGCTCTGTACAATGTTTGTTTCATGTTATTCAATTAAATAGTCGTTAGTATTAATTTTGCTTACCGTTAttgatatatttcttatttttgtgaATCAGTTGAAAGAAAGAGCAGAGAAACTTCAAAGTTGGAGAATGCAAGCCAAAAAGCATGAAGAGAAGAAAGCCGAGAAGAAAGACTTATTACATAAACGAAGTTCACTGTGGGTTGATGAAGCTGAACTCGAGAAGGAAATCACAAATGTTGTAATTGCTACAACATATCTTTGAACCCCTCGCAGTTTCATATCTCTACTGGTTAGTAGAATTTTGTCCTATGTTCAAAGAAGCCTCAGAAATAATTATTGCATCTAGAGTATCATATTTGTGCTTAGCTGTTGTTCTACACAAGTTGCATTACAGAGCATGAACATAAATCTTTTGTTGGTTATTATTGAGAATTTTGAAGAAATACATAGAAACCATGCTCCAATCTTTTAAGTGACTTGGTAGAACAAACAAGTGGTGGATTTGATGTAGATGCTCTGCTGATTGAAAACATTGCAAAACAgtagttatttattttagtttgttttgacATTTTATTGATTGGAACGGGTTGTTTGGTTCATACTTCATAGTCTACTCAACGTAACATTTAGAATCAGTTAACTTGGAAAACTCGGGCAATTAATGAACAATTAACCGAGAAATATGTTTAATGTGCTTTTGATAAGCTCTCAATACTTCGAGTTTGCTccctgatgatgatgatggtaacTTGTTATCTCAAGGAAATTGCATTCAAATTGTGTTATCATTAGAGggtaaaaagaaagaaagaatgaaaacCATGCTCCTACTCTTtggaaaaatgaagatttataTACTGTATTTGTTATCATTAGAATTTAGAAACCTAAAAATTAAGGGAATACAAAATTTTGTATCGTGAAAAACAATAAGTTCTCCAAATTCCTTTCTTCCAAATCTCTTCaagaaaaaaacattcaaattctTCCTCTCGTAAACTCAGTCAAATGAGaacactttttttgtttttgagggaGGAAATAAGAACACTTGATCATATGAGAAATATGAACATTAAATTTCATctatgaattaaaaattaacGGACATAACGGACtggattctttaaaaaaaaaaaattaacggacTGGATTAGTCTCTCATCGAAAGAGGTCGTGTGAGGTCTAATTTTTCACACTCCAAAATGCATTTGGGATGCTTTTATTTTATCAAGTTACAAATCATTAAACCAAGACAATGACCCCATAACTTGTCCAAATAGTTCTCAGTggttttctaaaaattaaatcaaaagtgTTTTTCTGGTggggattttattttttgtgaggatgagtttttattttacttatagGTTCAACATCTCTTTTCCATCCAATTTCAAACTTTTGCCATAACATTTGACAAACCAACAATCTTTATTTCAACATCAACATAACACATTGCCTAACCATCCTTGTACTTTCGATAAAAGAGTCGTTCAACTTTTAGTCAAACCATCGACTTCATGCACCAACAATCTCTACCTCTAATGTGGGTTTGTCCATTCAACATCAATGAAACATGTTCCCTAACCATCCTTGTACTTTGTGCAAGAGTCGTACCACTACATTTAAAACGGtgaaaatataattgattcCTTTCCAATTCACTCTAaccaaattgaaaatataattggaATAAACATAGGAAGAGGAAGGAATAAagcctaaaccctgttgcacgTAATCGGAATGAAAAGAGAATGATTTTTACTGGTCATGTGACCTTTTAAAGTTAGGAACTAATCTTGATCCAATAAATGGTCGAGATTTAATGTTCTAGTTTGTCACAATAATAACTCGCATGCGTTGCTCCCTTGTAGCGTATGTGTtgtctaatatttatatctctttTTTGAGGGAAATATCTATATCTCTATTCTCAATAAGATGGCCAACGTAGGTCGATATATATCACTCTAAGCTATTAGGTTTAAGTGGATAATGTACTtcaaatgacaattttttttcttcagaaaatttcgagtttgatttttgaattgaacaattttttgtcatACTTTATTTATATTCCGGTTGAATTCTCAATTATTAGAGTCTCACTTTAAGATTGGCGATATGAGTGATATGCATGTGGTTCAAAGGTTGAGTGAGAATGTCTTTCAAATAGGCAGAAGATGGATAGGGTtgagaattttaaaaaagaaatcgaTAATGAAGGTGGCAAAAATAGGGATTGCCCATAAAAGCAGCCAAAGTTGTTTCCTATTCAAGTCTACTATATTACAAGTTAAAAATTTGGAATCTGATctcataaattttgaaattcattTGAAACTAagagtaaaataattttttttttttatcttttccagAGCGTTTTGTCCTATAAATATTAGTGTTAACACAGACTAATTTAGTTCCTTTGTATTTGTTGTGACCGCCTTAATTTCCCTTGTACGTAAGTTAACAATCGGTGCATGTTTATGCTTAACCAAAAATAATTCTCAAAGTTTAGGAATTCTCAAgcttaacaaaacataattccAATACACGAAAACAATTAACTTTTACCAATTTGTCAAATCATAACACCTTTTTTTCtccataaaaaattgttttccataaataattagaattataaagttaagtcaaaaaaattctcaatttaaaatttgtttaatctaattttttagataaggtaaaaaaataattcattaaaaatattagatGAAATTATTTTCCCATGGCATTGTAAGTGTGCTGGTTGCCTAGTTCAAACCCGCAATGCAGCTCTTCTCAGTTTGGTTATTCGAaaccacaaaataaaaaatactaagaCAATACCACGCACTGAAATATACAATTCAAGAATAACCGTAAATAAATCTATGGTCTATCCCAACACAATTCTAATTTCTAATCAATGGTGATTTACAGATACTATGGTTCccgaaaacaacaaaaataataaagatcaCTTCTCCAAAGAGTTTAGGACACAAACAATTGACACAAGAACTAGAATAGAAAAATGATAGACGCGGAAATACCACTCCCACTGTTAAAATCTAGAACTTTGACTAATCATCAAACTCATTTTGGTGATCCAATAGGTAGTTGGCTGCCAGATCCTCGTTTTTATTGCACGCAAAGAACACCTCCAACACAAGATCTCGGTCGAACCCCATATCCTCAAGCTGCCAAAATGTCATGGTCAGTTATTTATTATATCGTGCAAGAGGATGAACACAGATCAAATGCATGCTAGCGGTGCACATATATATAAAGTACAAACATCAGTGCTGAGAAAGATGTATGAAGAATTCTATCAACATATCATTGCTAAGAGTGCATGTTGGggagcctaaaaaaaaaaaaaaactagtatttTGGTTGAGTTCTACATTTACTGTTCATGACATAATAACATGCAAGCTTCAGACATTGGAGaacttttacaaaaatcctACAGCTATTAAATCATTTAACAACTGTGCAACAATACGAAACATGCCGTGGACAAGCAAATGCATAGAAATAGGAAAAAGAGTTCACAATTAAAATAGCTGAATGGAGAGTACTATCACTAGCTTACCCGTTGAATGGCCTCGTTCTCTTCTGGGGTGATAGTAATGGTCTGAGGAGCCAAAGCACCTAACTGTCCCTCTAGGTTCCTGGTCATACAAATACAACAGTGAGCAAACAAATGTCTTAATAGGCCAAAATATTTTCTAACTATCTCTGTCTTCCCTggattaatttgttttatttatatccTTTGTATTATAATCAAGGTCCACTGATAAAATGATGACCCTATGCAACTGCTTGTGGTGTGTGTCGTGAATTctttatcaaattatttaacataaagttttttctttaaacTCGTCATCCATGTATAAATTTGAATAACTATATCTTTTGGTGAAAATGGTTCTAGTTAAGTTGGAGCATattgaaaaattcatacaatatataatgaaatgaaaatggaaCAAGCCTAAACTAGTAATCTTACTCTTCGCCTCCAGGCTCATTTATAAGACGTAAGAAGTCAGCTTGATGCTCTTGGATGAGTTCCATTaggtttggattttgttttccTAGTTCCTGAAGCATGGGCtgcaaagaaaacaaagatgaaTAATGATGTCCTAGAAAATTATAGTAATGGAGTCAACAAGCACAGCGATGATACCTGTAAGATTTGAGGGTTTGCTTGCACCATTGTTCTCAAGGCTTGGAACTGAAATGtgaaagaaatattaaaatgcataaataatgaaaattaattaggCATTTAGCTCCTTTgtaaaacacaattcaactaCCTGTTGACTGTTTCGCAGGAATTCCAAGTCACCTGCATTTTCATTTGCACCCAAATTGGGAATGCCctgattcaaaaaaacaaaaaaaattataattctaacaccattattgtttaaattttacTGCACACAGTTCACATGTACACACCTGAGGGAACAAGTTTAGTGGGTTGGTGTTGGGCCCAACAGCAGGCACAGCTAGTTGGGCTGGAGCCTGGGCTGAAGGGTTTTCTGCCTGCCCAACATTGGTGGATGCAGCAACTGCTGGAGCTTCAGCTTGTTCGGGGATGCCCTATCAGTTAAATTATACAAGATAAAATAGATGTCAACTctgtaaacaaaataaattattgatgcATTATTTATCCATTCTTAATACAAAACTATAACTACTTTGTTGCAAATACACAAATTATTATATTCAGGCCATCCTGTGATAAAATATGACAACTATATGATGTGGTCAAATAACTTATTTCAACATTATTTACAGTAAAACCGTGGTCGATGGCTCCATTCATTTCCAAAATAGAAGAGCCACATGTTTGACACTCAAATATTAAACACGCACCTGCCTTCACCGTTATTCATTGTATTATCTTTAAAGATCCTAAAGGCATGTATGTAAGTAACAAATCATTAAAACTATACTGGCAGAAGATGACAGTTTACTACAATCATAAGTTGTGCTGATATAGTTCTTTGTTCAGTAAGTCAATCAAAGTCAAAATGAAGACTGAAACAGAAGTATCTAAAAAAGCTTTGAACAAACAAGCTACCAAATTAATAGCAAAAACACCCATACTCGATACTTCATGGGAAAGCTAGACTATTTGGGCGTAGAGACTTACAGAATATAGATATTCAACCGCTCTTTCGGGATTGTTATATGCAGCACGAAGAGCTCGGATCACAGTGTCCCGATCCCAACTTCCTCCCCCCATTTCTAGAATTTGTTGAATAGTTGGTTCTAAAGTGCTTCCAGCAATGAGATTAGATTCAGGCACCACACTACAATGAACAACATATGAAATTGCACTTGAGtttacaaaacaataatatgtaTCATTGCAACAATGAACAGATGCCTAAGAATAAGAGAATAGACATTGAAAACAATAAGACATTATCTACACAAGGGAGCCACAACTGATGCAGCTTCAAGGTTGCCacaaattatcatcaa containing:
- the LOC25499819 gene encoding ribonuclease Y, whose product is MWRSQVRSFATRAANSHHNNHHENHKFLSPHSFVGSWKAPRDPKEAEAQLAQLRREYAKQVKEVRKEYIVEVEAMRLEKQRKDEARKEALRVANEERKKLKAQEKELRAQERNIAQQQFRETLLKERAEKLQSWRMQAKKHEEKKAEKKDLLHKRSSLWVDEAELEKEITNVVIATTYL
- the LOC25499820 gene encoding ubiquitin receptor RAD23d, whose product is MKINVKTLKGTHFEIQVNLHDTVGDVKKNIEGAQGAAVYPAAQQMLIHQGKVLKDETTLEENQVAENSFIVIMLSKNKVSSSGASAASAAPPAVQPASSLPPPLSTPQPLASTVGQGESNPAQGPVVTPPTTVVPESNLIAGSTLEPTIQQILEMGGGSWDRDTVIRALRAAYNNPERAVEYLYSGIPEQAEAPAVAASTNVGQAENPSAQAPAQLAVPAVGPNTNPLNLFPQGIPNLGANENAGDLEFLRNSQQFQALRTMVQANPQILQPMLQELGKQNPNLMELIQEHQADFLRLINEPGGEENLEGQLGALAPQTITITPEENEAIQRLEDMGFDRDLVLEVFFACNKNEDLAANYLLDHQNEFDD